The following are encoded in a window of Prevotella melaninogenica genomic DNA:
- a CDS encoding thiol protease/hemagglutinin PrtT translates to MTYSIFQINSKKTVFSAHNNLLRRSFPILSLLLSVTANYADNVNFNTALSIARTYVNVSKKAALNVKTRAAATATQQPYYVFNDDAGKGFVVVAGDDKMGKVLAYSHEASLDMNNLNPEARYLFDSYRQVYEELGKNKTLTTRAGAATKAADAVQPLLKSKWGQDYPYSKQTQYVTGCVATAVAQVMYYHKWPAQGKGQESYTVKFDNTVRSADFTKSHYDWDNMLPDYNRRNVTTKQEDAVALLMNDVGIATNMQYTDRASGTQSYMAERALRNYFDYDASMVTRANEGVDNFIEIVKNELRNGFPLYISGDSKTGGGHAWVCDGFDEEDRFHMNFGWNGQANGYYSLATLSVTSTGSEFNGAQHSFNLRLHVIAIHPNKPNTPKIDDDIAYQSPNIKFNNDGMMAFVGDAPTTTSDASKVMYTGFINQANAVLVGDIGLGIYDQEGKLVKVTPYGQDGRKIFSKERFVFNDGEWVSGGVINDKVTFTLDFKSLTNGTYSLYPIAARMLEDGTLGAWARMKTAPRIEMKVENSKITYLELPTKEPAFLLTTEPKLDNKVMLGEPNVLRLNIRKLDANFFNGNVKVELLNSENKVVYTTETDEVVDFDVFTTKRVRLPFNLPYDIASGTYHLRTTITNANNVSCQVRESASQEPYTLTIEEKGQAGIFSRATVYTQDNEEGSVPMENFDVSKSPTFRVACIATLAKNVQYKGGLTLYLIDTVTGMSIQVTKKPLQVDLTQADDEAIITSDWINPKTEKLINNRRYRVALFGVVDGRNVDLLPNSTTSPYLSLINGPYDKYPEDVTNGVEEVSIKPTLQFVDGRLHVQQQGLKRVELYGMNGMLVASSAANGTDNLTLSVPKGTYVVRIISQSGRYTSVIR, encoded by the coding sequence ATGACATATTCAATATTTCAAATTAATAGTAAAAAGACTGTGTTTTCAGCACATAACAACCTATTGAGAAGAAGTTTTCCCATTCTTTCCCTCCTACTTTCTGTAACAGCAAACTATGCTGACAATGTTAATTTCAACACTGCTTTAAGCATAGCAAGAACGTATGTAAATGTCAGCAAGAAGGCTGCCCTAAACGTAAAAACGCGTGCTGCAGCAACAGCAACACAGCAACCTTACTATGTCTTCAACGATGATGCAGGCAAAGGTTTTGTAGTCGTTGCGGGCGATGATAAGATGGGAAAGGTGTTAGCCTACAGCCACGAGGCTTCACTTGATATGAACAACCTCAACCCAGAAGCACGTTATCTCTTCGATTCCTATCGACAGGTGTATGAGGAGTTGGGCAAGAATAAGACGCTTACCACACGTGCAGGAGCAGCAACAAAAGCAGCTGATGCTGTGCAACCTTTGCTAAAAAGCAAGTGGGGACAGGACTATCCCTACAGCAAGCAGACCCAATATGTAACGGGGTGTGTGGCTACTGCGGTTGCACAGGTAATGTATTACCATAAATGGCCAGCACAAGGTAAGGGACAAGAAAGCTACACGGTGAAGTTTGATAACACTGTTCGTTCAGCCGATTTCACAAAGTCACACTACGACTGGGACAATATGTTGCCTGATTATAACCGCAGAAACGTTACTACAAAGCAGGAAGATGCAGTAGCTTTGTTGATGAATGATGTGGGTATTGCAACCAATATGCAATACACGGATAGGGCAAGTGGTACGCAGAGTTATATGGCTGAGCGTGCTTTGCGCAATTACTTCGACTATGATGCCTCAATGGTAACAAGAGCAAACGAGGGTGTTGATAACTTTATCGAGATTGTAAAGAATGAGCTCCGCAATGGGTTTCCACTCTACATATCTGGTGATTCGAAGACTGGAGGTGGTCATGCGTGGGTTTGCGATGGCTTTGATGAGGAGGATAGGTTCCACATGAACTTTGGATGGAATGGTCAAGCAAATGGCTATTACTCACTTGCTACCTTGAGTGTAACGTCTACAGGTAGTGAGTTTAACGGCGCACAGCATAGCTTCAACCTTAGACTTCATGTCATTGCAATACATCCCAACAAACCTAATACGCCTAAGATTGATGATGATATAGCGTATCAGTCGCCTAATATCAAGTTTAACAACGATGGTATGATGGCGTTCGTAGGGGATGCTCCTACCACAACATCCGATGCATCAAAGGTGATGTATACAGGATTTATCAACCAGGCTAATGCTGTTCTTGTGGGCGACATCGGTTTAGGTATCTATGACCAAGAGGGCAAACTGGTAAAGGTAACACCTTACGGACAGGACGGAAGGAAGATATTCAGCAAAGAGCGATTTGTCTTTAACGATGGTGAGTGGGTTTCTGGAGGTGTGATTAATGATAAGGTGACCTTCACACTCGACTTTAAGTCATTGACTAATGGCACCTATTCACTCTATCCTATTGCTGCACGAATGCTGGAAGATGGCACGTTAGGCGCTTGGGCAAGAATGAAGACTGCCCCTCGTATCGAGATGAAGGTGGAGAACAGTAAGATAACCTACTTAGAGCTACCAACGAAAGAACCGGCCTTTCTGCTCACAACCGAGCCTAAGTTAGACAACAAAGTGATGTTAGGTGAGCCGAATGTACTCCGTCTGAACATCCGCAAACTGGATGCTAATTTCTTCAACGGAAACGTAAAAGTAGAACTCCTCAACAGTGAGAATAAGGTGGTATATACCACAGAGACGGATGAGGTGGTTGACTTTGATGTCTTCACAACCAAGCGTGTTAGACTGCCATTCAACCTTCCTTACGACATTGCTTCGGGTACTTATCACTTGCGCACGACAATCACCAATGCCAACAATGTAAGCTGTCAGGTACGTGAAAGTGCTTCACAAGAACCTTATACGCTCACGATTGAGGAAAAGGGTCAGGCTGGTATCTTCTCAAGAGCGACTGTTTATACGCAAGATAACGAGGAAGGAAGTGTCCCAATGGAGAACTTTGATGTATCAAAAAGTCCAACATTCAGAGTCGCATGTATTGCCACTCTTGCAAAGAACGTACAATATAAGGGTGGTCTGACACTCTATCTTATCGACACTGTGACAGGTATGTCTATCCAAGTGACAAAGAAGCCACTACAGGTAGACCTCACACAGGCTGATGATGAGGCAATAATAACCAGCGACTGGATTAATCCAAAGACCGAGAAACTCATCAATAACCGACGCTATCGAGTGGCATTGTTTGGTGTGGTGGATGGTAGGAATGTCGACTTATTACCAAATTCGACAACGTCACCTTACCTTTCCCTCATCAATGGACCGTATGACAAATATCCTGAGGATGTGACAAATGGTGTAGAGGAAGTGAGCATCAAACCGACATTACAATTCGTTGACGGACGCTTACACGTACAACAGCAGGGCTTGAAACGTGTAGAGCTATATGGTATGAATGGTATGTTAGTAGCAAGCAGTGCTGCGAATGGCACAGACAATCTTACCCTCTCCGTTCCAAAGGGAACCTACGTGGTACGCATCATCTCACAAAGTGGTCGTTACACAAGCGTTATCCGCTAA